The following proteins are co-located in the Gossypium hirsutum isolate 1008001.06 chromosome A02, Gossypium_hirsutum_v2.1, whole genome shotgun sequence genome:
- the LOC107951336 gene encoding 4-coumarate--CoA ligase-like 5: MAENMSLAIDPRSGFCRSNSTFYSKRKPIPLPKNDSLDVTTFISARAHHGKVAFIDAATGRHLTFSELWRAVDSVATCLSDMGIRKGHVVLLLSPNSIFFPIVCLSVMSLGAIITTTNPLNTANEIGKQVADSKPVLAFTIPQLLPKLAGSTIPIVLLEDHVSSQAGEAKIVTTLHQMMKREPSGSRVRDQVNQDDTATLLYSSGTTGASKGVVSSHRNLIAMVQTVINRFSIEVGEKFICTVPMFHIYGLVAFATGLLASGSTVIVLSKFEMHDMLSTIEKYRATYLPLVPPILVAMVNAADQIRKKYDLSSLHSALSGGAPLSKEVIEGFLEKYPNVKILQGYGLTESTGIGASTDSLEESRKYGTAGMLSPSMEAKVVDPDSGKALNVNQTGELWLRGPSVMKGYFSNPEATTSTLDSDGWLRTGDLCYIDEDGFIFIVDRLKELIKYKGYQVPPAELEALLLSHPDILDAAVIPFPDREVGQFPMAYVVRKPGSNLSETGVMDFVGRQVAPYKRIRKVAFVASIPKNPSGKILRKDLIKLATSKL, from the exons ATGGCGGAAAACATGAGCTTGGCAATCGATCCAAGGAGTGGCTTTTGCCGGTCCAATTCTACCTTCTACAGCAAGCGCAAACCCATTCCACTCCCCAAGAACGACTCCCTCGATGTCACCACATTTATCTCGGCTCGGGCGCACCACGGTAAAGTTGCCTTCATCGACGCCGCTACCGGCCGCCATCTCACCTTCTCGGAGCTTTGGAGGGCTGTTGATTCCGTCGCCACGTGTCTTTCCGACATGGGAATCCGGAAAGGCCATGTGGTTCTACTCCTTTCACCCAACTCCATCTTCTTCCCCATTGTTTGCCTCTCTGTTATGTCCCTGGGCGCTATCATAACGACCACCAACCCTCTCAACACGGCTAATGAAATCGGGAAACAAGTCGCCGATTCTAAGCCAGTTCTCGCCTTCACTATTCCTCAACTCCTCCCTAAATTAGCAGGCTCCACCATCCCGATCGTGCTTCTAGAAGATCACGTGAGCAGTCAGGCTGGGGAAGCGAAGATTGTAACAACTTTACATCAGATGATGAAGAGGGAACCGAGTGGGAGTCGAGTGAGGGACCAAGTCAACCAGGATGACACGGCGACTCTGCTTTATTCCTCTGGTACGACAGGTGCTAGCAAGGGAGTGGTTTCATCTCATAGAAATCTTATAGCCATGGTACAAACGGTTATAAACAGGTTCAGCATAGAAGTAGGAGAAAAGTTCATCTGCACGGTTCCTATGTTTCACATCTACGGCTTAGTAGCCTTTGCCACTGGGCTGTTGGCCTCTGGATCAACGGTCATAGTTTTATCGAAGTTCGAGATGCACGACATGCTATCAACCATCGAGAAGTACCGGGCAACCTACCTACCTCTGGTGCCACCAATTTTGGTGGCGATGGTAAACGCCGCCGATCAGATACGGAAGAAGTACGATCTGAGTTCGTTGCATTCGGCGTTGTCAGGTGGGGCACCGCTTAGTAAAGAAGTGATTGAGGGTTTTCTGGAGAAGTATCCGAATGTAAAGATTCTTCAAGGGTACGGCTTGACTGAGTCAACTGGGATTGGTGCGTCGACGGACTCATTGGAAGAGAGCCGAAAGTATGGTACGGCGGGGATGTTGTCGCCTAGCATGGAGGCTAAGGTTGTGGACCCGGATAGTGGTAAGGCTTTGAACGTGAACCAGACGGGTGAGCTTTGGCTTAGGGGCCCCTCCGTTATGAAAG GTTATTTCAGTAATCCAGAAGCAACGACGTCGACACTTGACTCGGACGGATGGCTGAGGACTGGCGACTTATGCTATATTGATGAGGATGGCTTCATATTTATAGTTGACAGGTTGAAGGAGCTGATTAAGTACAAGGGATATCAG gtTCCTCCTGCAGAGCTTGAGGCATTGCTCCTTTCCCATCCGGATATCTTAGATGCTGCGGTTATTCC GTTTCCTGATAGGGAGGTTGGTCAGTTTCCGATGGCATACGTGGTAAGAAAACCCGGAAGCAATTTATCGGAGACAGGAGTGATGGATTTCGTGGGTAGACAG GTTGCCCCATATAAAAGAATTCGGAAAGTGGCATTTGTAGCTTCAATACCCAAGAATCCATCTGGCAAGATTCTTAGGAAGGATCTTATAAAGCTCGCCACCTCCAAACTTTGA